The following nucleotide sequence is from uncultured Draconibacterium sp..
TCCGGTGCCGTTTCATCATCGGCTACCGTACTGTCAACTCGCCGTCCCTCTCGAGTTGCTATTGTTATCTCAATGTTTTCAATTTTTTGGTTTAGTTCGGTAATAAAGTTTTCAATTTCGGGGCTTGTCATATTCAGGCTAACCATTGCATTTACCCGCTCAACAATTAATTCGTATATGGGGTCGATAAGTAAGCGGGCTTCTTTCACATTTCCCGAGTTTTTAAAAGCAGCTTCAGTATCGCGCTGGTTTTGCAGGTCTTTAAAGGTAGTATTTTCGTTGCTTAAAGCGGCTACCCAGTTGCTTAATCCCAATACTGATACATCAGCCCCGTTTTCGCGATTTTGCAAATCGCCGGTTAAATTAGTTAGGGCGCCGGTTTCTTCGTTGTACGACAGTTTACGTACATCGCCATACAAATCGATAATACGTTTCAGGCGTGTTGCAGCCGCTACTTCTTCTTCTATGGGGCAAAGCAGGGTGGCTTTTACGCGTGCATCTATGGCGCGCCAGGTATTGTCGCGTCGATGATCGCTTTCCTGCAAGGGTTTTGTAAATATACTTCCTTTGTCAACCCGCAATTCTTCATCGAGTTTAGCAAAGGCTTCGTTAAAGTTAGCGGCTTCTTCTTCTGAGTTTACGGCAGCAGGAGTTACAATGCCCAACAAGGCCATAAAATCGGCCATAAACTGAAAATGTTCGTTGTTTCGTAGTTTGCTTAAAACAATGTCGACTATTT
It contains:
- a CDS encoding DUF6261 family protein, yielding MNKIVDIVLSKLRNNEHFQFMADFMALLGIVTPAAVNSEEEAANFNEAFAKLDEELRVDKGSIFTKPLQESDHRRDNTWRAIDARVKATLLCPIEEEVAAATRLKRIIDLYGDVRKLSYNEETGALTNLTGDLQNRENGADVSVLGLSNWVAALSNENTTFKDLQNQRDTEAAFKNSGNVKEARLLIDPIYELIVERVNAMVSLNMTSPEIENFITELNQKIENIEITIATREGRRVDSTVADDETAPESV